In one window of Gemmatimonadota bacterium DNA:
- a CDS encoding polysaccharide biosynthesis protein: MASVVFGAVAAGSLTLAYLARFEFESAAFVGWGFGQALVLLIFIRLGVNYFFRLGISRWRFAGTHDFVRLLGATTVGSGLFLALTWGFAWLPSVPRSVILLEWVFSAYATGGVWVMYRLVYEFFLVRQATDRRRVLVVGAGEAGQLLVHQMLRSRMGYVPVAIVDDDPFKWRTLVHGIEVVGATKDIGAIARACAADEIVIGIPSAGTEDLRRIVESCESVSLPMKILPGIDEVLRGQASLNQIREIQVEDLLGRDPVRLELPELAQAMDGTTVLVTGAAGSIGSELARQIAVNSPRCLVLYDQAETPLYFLELELRELAPRVDIVPVVASITDADAFERVIDRYHPKMVFHAAAYKHVPMMEHNPRSAARTNVVGTHIVGSLAAAGGAQTVVLVSTDKSVAPSNIMGATKQVAERVILSLQARYPDTAFGAVRFGNVLGSNGSVIPLFRKQLERGEPLTVTHEDATRYFMTIPEAAQLILKASLLRSFQGHVAMLDMGEPVRILDLARDLIRLSGQPFRLGKNVIVTGLRPGEKIHEELSAPDETVHETEERKVFLVETPAGFSDLPYELETALESANLTGVLDFLTAEFPDVVCPSEGLTVAEPGTLDPVELAHEASG, translated from the coding sequence GTGGCATCGGTCGTCTTCGGGGCCGTCGCGGCTGGGTCGCTCACGCTGGCGTACCTCGCGCGTTTCGAGTTCGAGTCAGCTGCGTTCGTTGGATGGGGCTTCGGCCAGGCTCTGGTTCTGCTCATCTTCATTCGCCTGGGCGTCAACTATTTCTTCCGCCTCGGCATCAGTCGCTGGAGGTTTGCGGGCACTCACGACTTTGTCCGGTTGCTGGGCGCGACCACGGTGGGCTCGGGGCTGTTCTTGGCTTTGACCTGGGGCTTCGCGTGGCTGCCTTCGGTGCCTCGATCCGTGATCCTCCTCGAGTGGGTTTTTAGCGCTTATGCGACAGGCGGCGTGTGGGTGATGTACCGCCTTGTATACGAATTCTTCCTGGTCCGACAGGCTACGGACCGGCGGCGCGTGCTTGTCGTCGGAGCCGGTGAGGCGGGGCAGTTGTTGGTGCACCAAATGCTCCGCTCGCGCATGGGATACGTGCCGGTCGCCATCGTCGACGACGACCCGTTCAAATGGCGTACCCTCGTGCACGGTATCGAGGTAGTGGGGGCCACCAAGGACATCGGTGCGATCGCCAGGGCGTGCGCGGCGGACGAGATCGTGATAGGGATTCCCAGCGCTGGCACCGAGGATCTCCGTCGGATCGTGGAGAGCTGCGAGTCGGTGAGCCTACCTATGAAGATCCTTCCGGGGATCGACGAGGTGCTGCGTGGTCAGGCCTCGCTGAATCAGATCCGAGAGATCCAGGTCGAGGACCTCTTGGGAAGGGACCCAGTTCGACTGGAGCTGCCCGAGCTCGCTCAGGCCATGGACGGTACCACTGTGTTGGTCACGGGAGCGGCGGGGTCGATCGGCTCTGAGCTCGCTCGGCAGATCGCCGTCAACTCACCCCGGTGCTTGGTCCTATACGACCAGGCCGAGACCCCTCTGTACTTCCTCGAGCTGGAGCTCAGAGAGCTCGCCCCCCGAGTCGACATCGTACCCGTGGTCGCGAGCATCACTGATGCCGATGCGTTCGAGCGTGTGATCGACCGGTACCATCCCAAGATGGTGTTCCACGCGGCGGCCTATAAGCACGTGCCGATGATGGAGCACAACCCCCGCTCCGCTGCGCGGACGAACGTCGTCGGGACCCATATCGTCGGCAGTTTGGCGGCTGCGGGCGGTGCCCAGACGGTGGTCTTGGTCAGCACGGACAAGTCGGTCGCTCCGTCGAACATCATGGGTGCGACCAAACAAGTGGCCGAACGGGTGATTCTGAGCCTGCAAGCGAGATATCCCGACACCGCGTTCGGCGCTGTACGCTTCGGGAACGTGCTCGGCAGCAACGGAAGCGTGATCCCGCTGTTCCGGAAGCAGTTGGAGCGAGGCGAGCCGCTCACCGTGACACATGAGGACGCGACGCGCTACTTCATGACCATCCCCGAGGCCGCTCAGCTGATCCTGAAGGCTTCGCTTCTGCGGTCCTTCCAGGGCCATGTAGCCATGCTCGACATGGGGGAGCCCGTGCGGATCCTCGATCTCGCTCGCGACCTGATCCGACTCTCCGGTCAGCCCTTCCGCCTGGGGAAGAATGTCATCGTGACAGGCTTGAGGCCCGGGGAGAAGATCCACGAGGAGCTGTCGGCTCCGGACGAGACGGTTCACGAGACCGAGGAGCGCAAGGTGTTCCTCGTAGAGACACCAGCCGGCTTCTCCGATTTGCCGTACGAGTTGGAGACGGCGCTCGAGTCAGCGAACCTCACGGGCGTTCTCGACTTTCTGACGGCGGAGTTCCCCGACGTCGTATGCCCAAGTGAGGGTCTAACTGTCGCTGAGCCCGGGACGCTTGATCCCGTTGAACTCGCGCACGAGGCTAGCGGATAA
- a CDS encoding sugar transferase — MSADQERLRVRDRAAVAEERVDQVPPSRNGQRPNAKLSIGELGERVLRGQGVSNGVAPRHAAATNGVGPEHASTNGARLGRTLVAHDVDWDSCLPDRSSGLAWRAGQRVKRVLDAVLAFGMVLALLPLFIVVALMVRLTSRGPSLYVCEYVGRRGRRFIGYKFRTMVADAEAKKAALLHLNHMKGPAFKIRRDPRITPLGRILRKFSIDELPQLWNVVKGDMSLVGPRPPLPEEWLEFKDWQRAKLAVVPGITCFWQVNGRSDIVDFDEWARLDLEYIERWSLWEDSKLLVRTIPAVLKGYGAY; from the coding sequence ATGAGCGCTGACCAAGAGCGGCTTCGCGTCCGGGATCGGGCTGCCGTCGCTGAAGAGCGAGTCGACCAGGTACCGCCATCGCGGAACGGCCAACGGCCCAACGCGAAGCTGAGCATCGGGGAACTGGGAGAACGGGTGCTACGGGGGCAGGGTGTGAGCAACGGCGTAGCGCCGAGGCATGCCGCCGCGACCAACGGTGTGGGGCCGGAGCATGCTTCGACCAACGGCGCGAGGCTGGGGCGTACCTTAGTTGCGCATGACGTGGATTGGGATTCCTGCCTTCCGGATCGCAGTTCCGGTCTGGCGTGGCGAGCGGGCCAGCGCGTCAAGCGGGTGCTCGACGCCGTTCTGGCCTTTGGCATGGTCCTGGCCCTTCTTCCGCTCTTCATCGTCGTGGCTCTCATGGTGAGGCTCACGTCCCGGGGCCCGTCCCTCTACGTGTGTGAGTACGTGGGGCGGCGTGGGCGCCGCTTCATCGGCTACAAGTTCCGCACGATGGTGGCCGACGCGGAGGCCAAGAAGGCGGCGCTCCTTCATCTCAACCACATGAAGGGTCCGGCCTTCAAGATCCGGCGCGATCCTCGGATCACTCCCTTGGGGCGAATCCTTCGCAAGTTCTCCATCGATGAGCTCCCCCAGCTCTGGAACGTGGTGAAAGGGGACATGAGCCTTGTCGGCCCTCGCCCACCCCTGCCCGAGGAGTGGCTCGAGTTCAAGGACTGGCAGCGGGCCAAGTTGGCGGTGGTCCCGGGCATCACCTGCTTCTGGCAGGTCAACGGGCGAAGTGACATCGTGGACTTCGACGAGTGGGCTCGCCTGGACTTGGAGTACATCGAGCGGTGGAGTCTCTGGGAGGACTCCAAGCTTCTCGTCCGGACCATCCCCGCCGTGCTCAAGGGCTACGGCGCCTACTGA
- a CDS encoding polysaccharide biosynthesis/export family protein — MMTTPIRPYLLSLMLVAAPVGLPAQAQDTAADPPVLPGDVVSLEVWREEDLTGEFLVDQHFLVTLPLIGELDVRGETELSLRERVRVLMQVELINPSIGVHVLKRVRVLGAVIEPGIFLVDATMSVADALASAGGRTPTAQHGAVILRRGGELIEIDVFEDTRLSDLAVRTGDELLVPEKGWLERNLGPVVTGLTATAALIFAVLAR, encoded by the coding sequence ATGATGACAACGCCGATCCGCCCGTATCTGCTCTCTCTCATGCTGGTTGCCGCTCCGGTGGGCCTGCCGGCCCAAGCCCAGGACACGGCGGCCGATCCTCCGGTTCTGCCCGGTGACGTCGTCAGCCTCGAGGTCTGGCGGGAGGAGGATCTGACAGGGGAGTTCCTCGTGGACCAGCACTTCCTCGTCACGCTACCCTTGATCGGGGAGTTGGACGTCCGCGGGGAGACGGAGTTGTCCTTGCGGGAAAGGGTGCGGGTGCTCATGCAAGTGGAGCTCATCAACCCCTCCATCGGGGTCCACGTGCTCAAGCGTGTCCGTGTATTGGGGGCCGTGATCGAACCTGGCATCTTCCTCGTCGATGCCACCATGAGCGTGGCTGATGCCCTGGCGTCGGCGGGCGGACGCACCCCGACCGCACAACATGGCGCGGTGATCCTCAGGCGGGGCGGCGAGCTCATCGAGATCGATGTCTTCGAGGACACCCGTCTGTCGGACTTGGCTGTGCGGACCGGGGACGAGCTCCTGGTTCCGGAGAAAGGGTGGCTGGAACGCAATCTCGGTCCGGTGGTCACGGGGCTGACCGCGACTGCGGCTCTCATCTTCGCGGTATTGGCGAGGTGA
- a CDS encoding flippase has translation MAAPARIPPDLSTRSLARNTGYNVLGQGLPLLVALAAVPLLLRGLGEIRFGILGLVWVFLTVFSDFGFHRAGTRFLARSLGAGAPEELNRIAWITVGAQMALGVALALLMAASSGILVESVLQVAPGAREEARAAFLLLAAATPILTVGAAFRGFLEAAQRFAVLNLIRATASTLTYLLPAGAVLLGWGVVPIVLLLVGVRALLLVGFWVAARDLLVAGPEDRGSEHPSLRAREILSFGGWTTVSTVVSPVLVYLDRFLLGALVSVAAVGLYTAPFELVVRVLLVPGSIAAILFPAVSSVQAQGKGLIAASLARKAGIAILAVVGPFAVVLLIFAGPILRTWLGPQATPEIVLALQILAPGVLANSLAFVPFSVLQGLGRADVTGKLHLLELPVHIAVAWFCISRWSIVGAAGAWSFRTVLDAGLLFFAARGLSARSAP, from the coding sequence GTGGCAGCCCCAGCCCGCATTCCTCCGGACCTCTCGACCCGCAGCCTAGCCCGCAACACCGGCTACAACGTCCTGGGGCAAGGCCTGCCACTCCTTGTCGCGCTAGCGGCCGTGCCTCTGCTGCTGCGAGGCTTGGGGGAGATACGATTCGGTATCCTGGGGCTGGTGTGGGTCTTCCTCACGGTGTTCAGCGACTTCGGCTTCCATCGCGCCGGGACCCGGTTCCTGGCTCGGTCGCTGGGCGCAGGCGCTCCCGAGGAGCTGAACAGGATCGCCTGGATCACCGTCGGAGCTCAAATGGCTTTGGGCGTGGCCCTGGCGCTCCTGATGGCGGCGAGCTCGGGAATCCTGGTCGAATCCGTGCTGCAAGTGGCTCCCGGGGCACGCGAGGAGGCCAGAGCCGCGTTCCTGCTGCTTGCGGCCGCAACGCCGATCCTTACCGTCGGAGCGGCCTTCCGCGGCTTCCTGGAGGCCGCCCAGCGCTTCGCTGTGCTGAACCTGATCCGTGCCACCGCGAGCACCCTGACCTACCTGCTCCCCGCCGGCGCCGTTCTGCTCGGGTGGGGCGTCGTTCCCATCGTGCTCCTATTAGTGGGTGTACGGGCGCTCCTCCTGGTGGGATTCTGGGTTGCCGCGCGGGACCTCTTGGTAGCTGGCCCGGAGGATCGTGGCTCAGAGCATCCGAGCTTGCGGGCCCGCGAGATCCTCTCGTTCGGGGGCTGGACGACCGTCTCGACCGTGGTGTCCCCGGTCCTTGTTTACCTCGATCGCTTCCTTCTCGGCGCGCTGGTGAGCGTAGCGGCTGTGGGGCTCTATACCGCGCCCTTCGAGCTGGTGGTTCGGGTTCTCCTGGTTCCGGGCAGCATTGCCGCGATCCTGTTTCCGGCTGTGAGCTCGGTCCAAGCTCAGGGAAAGGGGCTCATTGCGGCGTCGTTGGCACGGAAAGCGGGCATCGCCATCCTGGCGGTCGTAGGGCCTTTCGCTGTGGTGCTCCTGATCTTCGCGGGTCCTATTCTGCGCACGTGGCTCGGTCCCCAGGCGACACCAGAGATCGTGCTTGCGCTACAGATTCTCGCGCCCGGAGTCTTGGCGAATTCGTTGGCGTTCGTGCCGTTCTCGGTCCTGCAGGGACTGGGTAGGGCCGACGTGACGGGAAAGCTGCACCTGCTCGAGCTCCCTGTGCACATTGCCGTCGCCTGGTTCTGCATCAGCCGATGGAGCATCGTCGGTGCGGCGGGCGCCTGGAGCTTCCGGACCGTTCTGGATGCGGGTCTGCTTTTCTTCGCCGCCCGTGGATTGAGCGCGAGGAGCGCTCCTTGA
- a CDS encoding glycosyltransferase family 2 protein, with amino-acid sequence MSPDLSVILVTWNVRELVLTCIQRVLERKGELEVEVILVDNGSSDGTLQAVAESFPLVRIVQNHENLGFPRANNLALVEARGRHVLFLNPDTEVGDGTLEACVRELDADPSLGAVGCRVLLPDGRVQVESARRHYRLLDLVWEAFYLHVFFPHSRVFAHQVMGDWDHEGDRDVEALMGAFIMVRGEAVLDVGGMPDEVFMYHEDLALCLRLEKRGWKIRYLGGVTTLHHHRASTARSSSPLELLEGEVRVRLIRERSGLVAGLAARLLFGFRAALRLFIALAAWPFASLRDRFPQVTNVRKQAALLVWTVWPAFVRRRLRASGIPEDLRPGLLVVAPTPPPVHGVSVFTKMLLSSIELRTRFRVHHVELADRRSARHLAEVLVVAWTRRPALCYLSLSQNALAFQRDALLIAAARSSGARVVTFTRERSVERVMQELDDALT; translated from the coding sequence GTGAGCCCCGACCTTTCGGTGATCCTCGTGACCTGGAACGTCCGGGAGCTTGTGCTCACGTGCATCCAGCGTGTACTCGAGCGCAAGGGCGAGCTCGAGGTCGAGGTGATCCTGGTGGACAACGGCTCTTCCGATGGGACCCTCCAGGCGGTTGCAGAGAGCTTCCCGCTCGTGCGGATCGTTCAGAATCATGAGAACCTGGGTTTCCCGCGGGCGAATAACCTGGCTCTGGTCGAGGCCCGCGGCCGCCACGTCCTCTTTCTGAATCCCGACACGGAGGTCGGCGACGGCACGCTGGAGGCCTGCGTCCGAGAGTTGGACGCGGATCCCTCCCTTGGCGCCGTCGGGTGCCGAGTTCTGCTTCCGGACGGACGAGTCCAGGTCGAATCCGCCCGACGACACTATCGACTTCTGGATCTCGTTTGGGAGGCTTTCTACCTCCATGTATTCTTCCCCCACAGTCGCGTGTTCGCGCACCAGGTGATGGGGGATTGGGACCACGAGGGCGATCGCGACGTAGAGGCGCTCATGGGTGCCTTCATCATGGTCCGCGGCGAGGCGGTATTGGATGTGGGCGGGATGCCCGACGAAGTGTTCATGTACCATGAGGATCTGGCGCTGTGCCTCCGTCTCGAGAAACGGGGTTGGAAAATCCGCTACCTCGGCGGCGTGACGACCTTGCATCACCACCGGGCGTCGACAGCACGGTCGTCTTCACCGCTGGAGCTGCTGGAAGGAGAGGTCCGAGTCCGACTGATACGGGAGCGCTCTGGCCTTGTGGCCGGCCTGGCGGCGCGACTCCTATTCGGCTTCAGGGCCGCCCTGCGGCTCTTCATCGCGCTGGCGGCGTGGCCCTTTGCGTCGCTAAGGGACCGGTTTCCCCAGGTCACGAACGTGCGGAAGCAGGCCGCGCTGCTCGTGTGGACCGTTTGGCCGGCGTTCGTGCGCAGACGCCTACGGGCCTCCGGAATTCCCGAAGATCTGCGACCTGGACTTCTGGTAGTCGCTCCAACCCCGCCCCCTGTTCACGGCGTCTCGGTCTTCACGAAGATGCTGCTCTCTTCCATCGAGCTGCGCACGCGATTTCGGGTCCACCATGTGGAGTTGGCTGACCGCCGCTCTGCGCGGCACCTGGCCGAAGTCCTGGTCGTTGCCTGGACTCGGCGACCCGCGCTCTGCTACCTCTCCCTTTCCCAGAACGCCCTGGCGTTCCAGAGGGACGCCCTGCTCATCGCCGCCGCTCGGAGTTCCGGGGCGAGGGTCGTGACGTTCACTCGGGAGCGCTCTGTGGAGCGCGTGATGCAAGAGCTCGACGATGCCCTCACCTGA
- a CDS encoding Ig-like domain-containing protein, which yields MSQETRSRARRQGIHLGLAVVSLSLFALGCEEGVVYPGGEIVADFFILPDHVRVAVTGAFQLQANARNAGGITLPVDDVVWTSPDTSVASVDALGLLTAHMEGQTVITATLGSGTATVPVTVDPPPPASWAQHVCAWVANGSVYCWGRGVSGELGTGDRIGSPVPKLVPLPGGLAAVSTGAGHSCGLKDTGELWCWGRGAEGQRGDGTTNSALSPVQVVSGSHFVKVVAGGRHTCGLTVERRVRCWGWNHFGQLGNGTTVGLRQPVRIESEQRFKDVSTGARHTCAVADDGIVWCWGANDRGQLGDGSTTDSPLPVEVATGHRFVSVSAGAAHTCALDELDRAQCWGANQHAQLGLGTLTDRRRPAPVSSGIRYEAISAGLYQTCGLELGGRLYCWGEGASGQLGDGANMLHGDPQLIGESHYQSVFAGASFSCAVERTTLQAYCWGTGIFGQLGQGLVQSVNVPSAVSGFQFFQIGR from the coding sequence ATGAGCCAGGAGACTCGCTCCAGGGCCCGGCGGCAAGGGATTCACCTGGGTTTGGCGGTCGTTTCGCTGTCGCTTTTCGCTCTCGGCTGCGAAGAAGGCGTGGTCTATCCGGGCGGAGAGATCGTCGCGGATTTCTTCATTCTACCCGACCATGTAAGAGTGGCGGTCACCGGCGCCTTCCAGCTTCAGGCCAACGCGCGGAACGCCGGAGGGATTACGCTGCCGGTTGACGACGTGGTGTGGACGTCTCCCGACACCTCAGTAGCATCGGTAGACGCTCTTGGGCTACTGACGGCCCATATGGAAGGCCAGACGGTGATCACCGCTACGCTCGGCAGCGGAACGGCGACCGTCCCGGTGACCGTGGACCCGCCGCCCCCGGCGTCTTGGGCTCAACACGTGTGCGCGTGGGTTGCCAACGGCTCCGTGTATTGCTGGGGCCGGGGAGTTAGCGGTGAGCTCGGTACCGGCGACCGGATCGGTTCTCCGGTTCCGAAGTTGGTTCCGTTGCCTGGCGGACTGGCGGCCGTATCGACGGGGGCTGGACACTCGTGTGGTCTCAAGGACACCGGCGAGTTGTGGTGCTGGGGCCGCGGGGCTGAGGGGCAACGGGGTGACGGAACCACAAACTCTGCTCTCTCTCCAGTCCAGGTTGTCAGTGGGTCCCACTTCGTGAAGGTTGTGGCAGGGGGTCGTCACACGTGCGGCTTGACTGTCGAGCGTCGCGTGCGGTGCTGGGGGTGGAACCACTTCGGGCAGTTGGGGAACGGCACGACCGTCGGCCTACGCCAACCCGTGCGCATCGAGTCGGAGCAGCGTTTCAAGGACGTGTCGACCGGCGCTCGTCATACCTGTGCGGTGGCTGATGATGGCATCGTGTGGTGTTGGGGTGCGAACGATCGAGGGCAGTTGGGCGATGGGTCGACGACGGACTCGCCACTCCCCGTAGAGGTCGCGACGGGGCACCGATTCGTGAGTGTCTCGGCCGGAGCTGCCCACACCTGCGCCCTCGATGAGCTGGATCGGGCGCAATGCTGGGGGGCCAACCAGCATGCCCAGCTCGGGCTGGGCACCCTCACCGATCGACGACGTCCGGCGCCCGTATCCTCGGGGATCCGGTATGAGGCGATCTCCGCAGGCCTGTATCAGACATGTGGACTCGAGCTCGGTGGTCGCCTCTACTGCTGGGGAGAAGGCGCGTCAGGGCAGTTGGGCGATGGGGCCAACATGCTCCATGGGGACCCACAGCTCATTGGCGAGAGCCACTACCAGAGCGTGTTCGCCGGTGCGTCGTTCTCTTGTGCCGTGGAGCGGACTACCCTCCAGGCGTATTGCTGGGGCACTGGGATCTTCGGCCAGCTGGGTCAGGGCCTCGTCCAATCCGTCAACGTGCCATCAGCCGTGAGTGGGTTTCAGTTCTTCCAGATCGGACGCTGA
- a CDS encoding glycosyltransferase family 4 protein, producing the protein MGAGKVLGLLKILLFRVLPLLFGRAHDILYYCPSGPSRFGVMKDILILPILRAKTSRTVFHYHATGGPQYALDHGGLLRRLGLWVYDRPDVAIRLAEGLTPDDPSVINALEVRIVPNGIEDPVAVHGCRWTPPRDKVRLCYIGAITEGKGVFVIVDAVKMLLDRGIDIEAILIGEGNEREVADLKTKIELFGLRDRVVLAGLMFGRDKFEALANSTLFCFPSFFGSETQPLAVTEAIALGVPVVATAWRAIPSIVQDGVSGFLVEPGRSDAVADAIERLITSSHMQAFSESGRAHFLRTFTKARFLEALEAAITR; encoded by the coding sequence ATGGGCGCCGGCAAGGTCCTCGGCCTTTTGAAAATCCTGTTGTTCCGCGTCCTTCCGCTGCTGTTCGGTCGCGCTCACGACATCCTTTATTATTGCCCTTCCGGACCGAGCCGTTTCGGCGTCATGAAAGACATCCTCATCTTGCCGATCCTTCGTGCCAAGACGAGCCGCACCGTGTTTCATTACCACGCCACCGGCGGTCCGCAGTACGCCCTCGACCACGGCGGGTTGCTGCGCCGTCTCGGGCTTTGGGTCTACGACCGGCCGGACGTGGCGATTCGGTTGGCGGAAGGGTTGACCCCGGACGACCCGTCGGTAATCAACGCTCTCGAGGTACGGATCGTTCCGAATGGGATCGAAGATCCTGTGGCCGTGCATGGCTGCCGCTGGACCCCCCCGCGTGACAAGGTCAGGCTTTGCTACATCGGCGCGATTACGGAAGGAAAAGGGGTCTTCGTCATTGTCGACGCCGTCAAGATGCTCCTCGACCGCGGCATTGACATCGAGGCGATCCTGATCGGTGAGGGAAACGAGCGAGAAGTCGCCGATCTGAAAACGAAGATTGAGCTGTTTGGCCTCCGGGACCGGGTCGTGTTGGCCGGTCTGATGTTCGGACGAGACAAATTCGAGGCGCTCGCCAACTCGACGCTGTTCTGCTTTCCGTCCTTTTTCGGCTCCGAGACGCAGCCGCTTGCGGTGACCGAGGCGATCGCCCTCGGCGTGCCGGTCGTAGCCACCGCTTGGCGCGCCATCCCGAGCATCGTTCAGGATGGCGTCAGTGGTTTCCTGGTGGAGCCGGGACGCTCCGATGCCGTGGCCGATGCGATCGAACGGCTGATCACGAGCTCCCACATGCAGGCATTCAGCGAGTCGGGACGCGCCCACTTTCTCCGCACGTTCACAAAGGCGCGGTTCCTTGAGGCCCTGGAAGCGGCGATCACCCGGTAG
- a CDS encoding NAD-dependent epimerase/dehydratase family protein, with protein sequence MTGARGFIGPYMVRQLLRTTQQTIVAVDVKPVDPASDYPPQVVELALNLADEAAVKSLFIDHRIVRIFDLASNAETGGMAEDYRINLTMTSHICAMVKTHDVERLIFFSTCFVHRKEDELPAGDDDYAPVEAYGASKVESERHIRATLPADRWLVVRPTYVWGAGSNRFANGLLYRIAKGQMLLSSDRSIHRHYGHASTVCGQAAELADADPRETAGRVYYLSDPWMPLREFGNVAAHNIPGSKITHVPTRLIRALGVLGGLAGRSGIAFPINPMQARELTSSFPIPLERTLRLTRTRVDLDAAMAETTAWAREATAGWTSKAT encoded by the coding sequence GTGACTGGCGCGCGTGGGTTCATTGGGCCGTATATGGTACGTCAGCTGCTGCGAACGACGCAGCAAACCATTGTGGCGGTCGACGTCAAGCCGGTCGATCCGGCTAGCGATTATCCCCCACAGGTCGTTGAATTGGCATTGAATTTGGCAGATGAGGCGGCGGTCAAGAGTCTCTTCATCGACCACCGCATCGTCCGGATTTTCGACCTCGCTTCGAACGCCGAGACCGGTGGCATGGCGGAGGACTACCGCATCAACCTCACCATGACCAGCCACATCTGCGCGATGGTGAAGACCCATGACGTCGAGAGGCTGATTTTCTTCTCGACCTGCTTCGTGCATCGCAAGGAGGACGAGCTACCGGCGGGCGACGACGACTACGCGCCGGTGGAGGCCTACGGCGCGTCAAAGGTCGAGTCGGAACGACACATCCGCGCCACGCTGCCGGCGGACAGGTGGCTAGTGGTGCGGCCAACCTATGTGTGGGGAGCCGGCAGCAACCGCTTCGCAAACGGCCTACTCTACCGGATCGCCAAAGGGCAGATGCTGCTGTCCTCGGACCGCTCGATCCACCGGCACTATGGGCACGCGTCGACGGTCTGCGGCCAGGCGGCGGAGTTGGCGGATGCCGATCCCCGCGAAACCGCGGGGCGGGTGTACTATCTATCGGACCCATGGATGCCGCTGCGCGAGTTCGGTAACGTCGCGGCTCACAATATCCCCGGCAGCAAGATCACGCACGTGCCCACGCGACTCATCCGGGCACTCGGCGTGCTCGGCGGGCTCGCGGGACGCTCGGGCATCGCTTTCCCGATCAATCCGATGCAGGCGCGGGAGTTGACGTCCAGCTTTCCAATTCCACTGGAACGGACGCTGAGGCTGACCCGGACCCGCGTCGATCTGGACGCTGCCATGGCCGAAACGACCGCTTGGGCCCGAGAGGCAACGGCTGGCTGGACGAGCAAGGCCACCTGA
- a CDS encoding Ig-like domain-containing protein translates to MAVFLLSLLVVGCEEGVVYPGGETVAVFSILPDSVGIAVTGVFQLRAEARNAEGIALPVEGVVWSSADTLASVDALGLLTAHSEGQTVITATLGSHSATVPVTVDPPAPAAWSEHVCAWAATGSAYCWGRGVSGELGTGDRAGSAVPRQIPSPGGLTTVSTGVGHSCGLKGSGDIWCWGRGAEGQLGDGTALSSLSPIFVAGGFHFRKVAAGGRHTCGLTVDGRVRCWGWNEFGQLGDGTTVGLRQPVLIESEQRFKDVSAGGRHSCAVAEDGIVWCWGANDRGQLGDGSTTDSRLPVRIATGARFLSVSAGAGHTCAIDEGQRARCWGANEHAQLGIGKVTDHLVPTSVAFRIRYGSISAGLYHTCALASNGRLYCWGEGASGQLGNGANVLQGVPQLIGDNLYYSVFAGASTSCAVERVSLLAFCWGTSSFGQLGQGLVQSVDVPSAVSGFQFVQIGR, encoded by the coding sequence ATGGCGGTCTTTCTCTTGTCGCTGTTGGTTGTCGGCTGCGAAGAGGGAGTGGTCTATCCGGGCGGGGAGACTGTCGCCGTTTTTTCGATCCTCCCGGACTCTGTGGGCATTGCGGTCACCGGCGTATTCCAACTGCGAGCCGAGGCGCGGAACGCCGAGGGGATCGCCCTGCCGGTTGAAGGGGTCGTGTGGTCTTCAGCCGACACTCTCGCGTCGGTAGATGCGCTGGGACTCCTGACGGCGCACTCAGAAGGCCAGACGGTGATCACCGCCACGCTTGGTAGCCACAGCGCAACCGTCCCGGTCACGGTGGATCCCCCTGCGCCGGCAGCTTGGTCTGAACACGTCTGTGCCTGGGCTGCCACCGGCTCCGCGTACTGTTGGGGAAGGGGAGTCAGCGGTGAGCTCGGGACCGGCGACCGGGCTGGCTCGGCGGTGCCGAGGCAGATTCCCTCTCCAGGCGGGCTCACCACCGTATCGACGGGCGTGGGACACTCCTGCGGCCTGAAGGGTTCCGGCGACATCTGGTGTTGGGGCCGGGGAGCCGAGGGGCAACTAGGCGATGGAACCGCACTCTCTTCGCTCTCCCCGATCTTCGTCGCGGGCGGCTTTCACTTCCGGAAGGTCGCGGCCGGGGGGCGCCACACCTGTGGCTTGACCGTCGACGGTCGGGTCCGCTGCTGGGGTTGGAATGAGTTCGGGCAGTTGGGCGATGGCACCACCGTAGGTCTACGGCAACCGGTGCTCATCGAGTCGGAGCAGCGTTTCAAGGACGTTTCGGCTGGCGGTCGTCATTCTTGTGCGGTGGCCGAAGATGGCATCGTATGGTGTTGGGGTGCGAACGACCGAGGGCAGTTGGGCGATGGATCGACGACGGACTCGCGGCTGCCGGTACGCATCGCCACGGGGGCTCGGTTCCTCAGCGTGTCGGCCGGGGCCGGTCACACTTGCGCAATCGATGAGGGCCAGCGCGCACGCTGCTGGGGCGCAAACGAGCATGCTCAGCTCGGGATCGGCAAAGTCACCGATCACTTGGTCCCCACCTCCGTAGCCTTCAGGATACGGTACGGGTCGATCTCCGCCGGCCTGTACCACACGTGTGCACTGGCGTCGAATGGCCGACTGTACTGCTGGGGAGAAGGCGCGTCAGGGCAATTGGGCAACGGCGCCAACGTGCTACAGGGGGTCCCACAACTCATTGGCGATAACTTGTACTATAGTGTGTTCGCCGGCGCCTCGACCTCGTGTGCGGTGGAGCGGGTCAGCCTGCTAGCGTTCTGCTGGGGAACAAGTTCCTTCGGCCAGTTGGGGCAGGGCCTGGTGCAGTCCGTCGACGTACCATCAGCCGTGAGTGGGTTTCAATTTGTCCAGATCGGACGCTGA